The Thalassomonas actiniarum genome contains the following window.
GGGTAACCCGGTTAACGGCCACCAAATACCTGGAACAACTGGTAGATATTGGCCTGTTACAAAAAGAGAAAGTAGGACGCAGTAACTTTTACATCAATCAGTCATTACTGCAGTTATTTACCGAGCGTCAATAGGCTTTAATCACTGCACCATAGCAGCTGTACTACAGCAGGCAGCACACAAACAATTAAGCAAAAACTATTTTAGGAAAAGCAATGAGCAACAACGATATCGTACAAAAACTCTGGAATTTGTGTGACGTATTACGCGACGACGGCATTAACTACTCAGATTACGTCACCGAGTTAGTACTCTTGTTATTTATTAAAATGGTACACGAAAATACCGAAGCAGGATTACTCAATAAACATACCTTACCTGCTGGCTGCCGCTGGACAGACTTAAGCGAAAAAGACGGTTTAAACCTGCTTAACGATTACAAAAACATTTTACTGGCGCTTTCCACTGGTAAACGCCGGGAAACAGACCCTGATGATCCGGAAAAAACCATAGAAAAAGTCGTGGTCACCGACCCGTTAATTCTAGCCATCTATGCCGACGCCCAAACCCGTTTGCGCGAACCGCGCCATTTAAAACAATTGATAGAATCATTAGACAGCATAGACTGGTTCAGCGCACAAAAAGATGGCCTGGGGGACTTATACGAAGGGTTACTGGAAAAAAATGCCAACGAAACAAAATCAGGCGCAGGTCAATACTTTACCCCCCGCGAATTAATCGATTCTATGGTCCGCTGTATCAAGCCAGAGTTAGGTGAAGTGATCCAAGACCCGGCAGCAGGTACCGGCGGCTTCTTAATTGCCGCAGACAGCTATTTAAGAGCACAAACCGATGACTATATCGATTTGTCACAAGAAGAGTCCAAGTTTCAAATCAACCACGCCTTTGTCGGGGTTGAACTCGTCCCAAGCACCCGCCGCCTGGCACTGATGAACTGTTTATTGCACGGCATGGAAGGCGACGACGAAGGAGTTGTACATTTAGGTAACGCTTTAGGCGATGCCGGTAAAAAGTTAAAACCGGCCGATATTATCCTGGCAAACCCGCCGTTCGGCACCAGCAAAGGCGGTGATGCCTCCATTACCCGGGATGACTTAACCTACCCTACCAGCAATAAACAACTGGCTTTTTTACAGCATATTTACCGTAACTTAAAACCCGGTGGCCGCGCTGCCGTAGTATTACCCGATAATGTATTATTTGAAGCTGGCGTCGGCACCGACATACGCCGCGATTTAATGAACAAGTGCAACTTGCATACTATTTTACGTTTACCCACAGGTATCTTTTACGCCGCCGGGGTGAAAACCAATGTTCTATTTTTCACTAAAGGTTCAGCGAAAGGCGGCAAAAAAGGAAAATTACAAGAAGAAAACTGCACTGAGAATACCTGGGTTTATGACTTACGTACCAACATGCCAAGTTTTGGTAAACGTAGCCCATTTGGTGCAAAGCACTTAGCCCCGTTTGAAAGCGTGTATGGCGAAGATGCTAACGGCCAAAGCTCACGCACCGAAGGAGAATGGAGTTTTAATGCCGAGCAGGTGGAAATTGAAAAATCTGCATCCAACCAAGATATAGATGAACACTTAGCCCACAGCCGTTGGCGGGTATTTACCCGTGATTATATTCGTAATACTAAAGGCGATTCACTGGATATCAGCTGGTTGAAAGATAAAGACAGCATTGATGCCGCAGACCTTGGTACCCCGGAAGAACTAGCCGAAGAGGCGATGACCGAGCTTAAAGGCGCTCTGAAGGACTTGGAAGCGTTAGTCAAAGCTTTGGGCTCTGAGGTGAAAGGATGAGCCAGAAATTACCAAAAGGATGGAGATCGGCACAGATATCCGATGTTTCAATTAAAGGTGCACAAAGAAGACCAGAATCAGATGAACTATTCACATATGTAGATATTGGTAGCATTAATCGTGATTTAAAAAGAATTAATACACCTCAAGAAATTAAAGGTGAAGGAGCGCCAAGTAGGGCACGTAAAGTAATAAATAAAGGTGACATCCTAGTATCTTTGACCAGGCCTAATTTGAATGCAGTTGCACTGGTAACTGCTCAATATGATAAGCAGATAGCATCAACTGGGTTTGAAGTCATAAAACCCTTTGGCATAGAAAGTCGCTACATTTTTTCTTTAACTAGATCGAAGGATTTCATTGATAGCATTTCAGGTGTTGTACAAGGAGCTTTATATCCAGCCGCTAAATCCACTGATGTGCAAGGATATGTATTCCCACTCCCCCCTCTAGCTGAACAAAAAATCATAGCCGATAAACTAGATGAACTACTAGCACAGGTGGAAAGTATTAAAGGCCGTCTCGATGTCATTCCGGCTCTCTTAAAATCCTTTCGCCAATCCGTACTTGCCTCCGCAATTAGTGGAAAGTTAACTAAAGGGTGGCGAAATAAAGTAAAGAATTACCCTAACATCAAAGAAAATATTCAAAAACATGCAGATGAAACAATAGAGAATTCAAAAAGTAAAGCTCTTCGGACTAAGCTATCAAAAATATTTAATGAGCCTGAAAAGCCTTTAGCATTGGACTTTGAAACGCCGATCAATTGGGTCCATTGTAATATAGCTAAACTATGTGAACCATTTAGTTATGGTACATCAGCCAAATCAAAGACTGAAGGTGAAATTCCTGTACTAAGAATGGGAAACTTACAGGAAGGTAAGCTTGATTGGAGCAATTTAGTATATACATCAGATAAAAACGAAATAACTAAGTACTCCCTAAAAAGTGGGGATGTTTTATTCAACAGAACAAACAGCCCAGAACTTGTAGGTAAAACAGCTATTTATTCAGGTGAAAAAGAGGCTATATATGCAGGGTATCTAATAAAAGCACGCTGCTCAGAATTATTACTACCTGAATATCTAAACTATTCATTAAATAGCTCTTATGGTAAGGAATATTGCAGGCAAGTAAAATCAGATGGAGTTAGTCAATCAAACATCAACGCACAAAAACTTGGTGCATTTGTTTTACCGCTCCCTTCAGTGGAAGAACAAAGCGAAATAGTTCACCGTGTCGAAGAGCTATTTACCTTTGCCAATAAGGTTGAAGCACAAATTAACGCCGCACAAACACGGGTTAACAACTTGACTCAATCCATTCTTACAAAAGCCTTTAGCGGTGAGCTGACCAAAGACTGGCGTGCAGCTAACCCTGAGTTAATCAGCGGTGATAATAGCGCCTCAGCCCTGTTAGAAAAAATAAAACTCGAACGTGAACAGCAGGCAGCTCAAAAGAAGAAAAAAAAATCAGCTAAGAAAAGTACAACAAAAAAAGCATCAGCGAGTACAACACAACCTAAAACAACAGCTAAAACTTTAGCCACAGATTCTCATATCATTGAAAAAATGCTCGCTGAAAAAACCGGCCTAACCGCACAAAATATTTTTGAACAGCTCGCCAATGAACTTTCCTTGACCCAGGTATTTACTGAAATAGCTAACTTACTGGCAGAGAATAAAATTGAAGAGCAAACCATTAACGGCATAACAGGATTTGTGCTAAAACAATGAAACTACAATATTTAAAAATTACCTCGCCCTTTAAAAATATTAACGGTATCGAAATAAAGTTTTCGACAAGCCAGGGGCGCACGGTGATCGTTGGCCAAAACGGCACCGGTAAATCCAATATCATTGAAGCGCTGGTGCATATTTTTAAACAGCTGGAGTCAGGCTTGCCGCCGCGATTTTCTTACCAGTTAAAATATAAAATTGGCGAAGGCGACGTGGAAACCTGGCTGGATATTTCCGCCGATAAAGACATTACCGATACTAAAGCCCAGTACCAAATACAGTATCAGGAATATTTAAATGGCAAACCGGCAACAAAATGGTTACCTGTTGCCATCACTAAAGTAAAACGTGATAGAGCCGGTTTATCGCGTTTTTTACCCCGCAATGTCTTTGCCTATTATTCAGGCCCCAGCGACCGTTTAGAGTCATTGTTTTATCAGGCTCGTAAAACCTTTTATCTTGATGTTATTCAAGACGGTGCCGACTTTCGCGACAATATCCGGCCGTTTTTTTATGCCAAACCTTTTCACAGTCAGTTTGCCCTGCTGGCTTTATTTGCCGCCCGGGGCTTTCCCAAGGCATTGAGGTTTTTAGAAAAAGAACTTTGTATCTCCAGCTTTGAATCAGCCACTTTTGTCTTAAAAAAGCCGGATTGGGGCAGTAACGATGCAACAGACTTTTGGGGAGCAAGCGGCGCAATACGCGAGTTTTTAGAGTTAATCAAACAACACTGCATCGGCCCGATAGAAACGCAAGAGCCCATCCCCGGCCAGCTGAGCAAACGCGTTAAAAACAGGACTGTGGTGAGCTATTTTTTACCCCATAAAAAGCAACTGGACTTATTTACCAAAAACATGCGTCCGGATGTGTTTTTTAAATTTTTAGAAGCCAGCTATTTGTCGGGTATTCTGGAGCGGGTAAAGGTTGAAGTAAAACAAACCAAGTCCCATCAAAATGTTGAATTTACCCAACTCAGTGAAGGCGAACAGCAGTTATTAACTATCGTGGGCCTATTACAGTTCACCGCCAAACAAGATGCGTTATTTTTACTGGACGAACCCGACACCCATTTGAACCCCAATTGGGCGGCAAAATACCATAGATTTTTAGATATCTTTGTCCCTGATGAGTTTAGAAGTCATATTGTAATGACCACCCATCACCCACTTTCCATTGCCGAACTTGAAAAAGAACAAATTCAGGTGGTCAAGCGTGATGAAAATACCCAGCAGGTTTCCGTATCGACACCAGACAAATCACCTCGGGGCATGAATGTTAACGGCATCCTGACAAGCGATATGTTCGGCCTGTTAACCACTCTGGACAATGAAACCCAAGCACTGATCAGAGAGCGTAAAAAGCTGGTTGTTGAAGAAAACGATCCCGAAAGGTTAAATGAGTTAAACACGCAGTTAGAGCAGCTTGGCTACGGTTATATCCACCCGGATGAAGATTATCGCCAGTTTTTAATTGCCCGCAGTAAATACCTGGAATATGGGCAAGAAGTTGCTTCGGTCGAGGCGCGTAAACAAATGATCAAGAATATCCTCAAGGACATGAAGGTATCGCCCGATGAGATACGTTGATAAGTCAAAATTTGCCCAATGCAAAACTAAAACCTGGGATAAAAATGCCGAAAAATGGGCTGAACAAGTGAAAGCAGCCGACGATCCTATTGCTGAAATAAAGAAGATTGGTAATAAATGGAGCTCTTTAAAGCGCTCGTTTGTTAAAGAGTTCGGCCTTAAATGCTGGTATACCGAAGTCCCTCAATACGGCACTGACTTTGACGTTGACCATTTTGCCCCCAAAGGGCGGGTAAAAAATGATGCCGGCCAAATAGTGATGCAAGGGGATTGTCAGCATCCCGGCTATTGGTGGAAAGCCTTTGATATAGAAAATTACCGTTACTCATGTATTTATGCCAACCGCAGCCGTGATGACGGCGGTAAAGTCGATTATTTTCCTATCGTTGATGAGAGCAAACGCGCCTGGTCTGAAGCCAGTGATTGCGATTATGACTACCGGCAAATTCTCGACCCTTGCAGCCTGGATGATGTCAAGCTACTGACTTTTGAAACAGACAGCGGATTAGTTACCTCTAGCGTATCTGAACTTGATGATGAGGCAGGCTTTAAAAAAGTAAAAATAAGCAGAACCAGGCTCAATTTAGATAATGACACAATCGTTAAAGGCCGCCTGAAAGCAATTAAAACGGTCACATCTCATATAAACCTTCTCAAACTTGTCTCCAGGGTTTCAGAGGAAGACCTTGACCAGGAAGATATCAATGGTATCGCCAATGCTAAAAGTGAGCTGATTAACGCCTGTAGCAGAAAATCAGAATTTAGTGCTGCGGTGATCCAGTATGTACTCCCTTACAAATCTTCAGGTTACCTGGCTGATGTGGTTCATGAACTGGATTTAGAACCTTAAGGTTATTTTATGGGAAAAGAAATAACAGCAGCTCAGTTAGCAACAGTATATGAACTTGGTAATTTGTTTTCCGCAAATAAATTACCGTTAAACCAAGTACTGGAAACATTGGTAGGTTCGTTAAATATGAACGAAACCTCATCAACCAATTACATGCGCAATTTTGCCGCCTTAAAAGCAGGCAAGGTATACAAGCGAGCGATGAGCGCATTATCTTATCAAGTATTTTTGGCAAAATTTTATCAGGATTTATCAATTAGTGATTTTGAAAAAGTATTGCACTCTATAACATTACACCTGCAATATCGCTGGTCTAAATCCAAAGTAAAACACAAAGAAATAAGAAAGCTACTGGCCGAATATCAGAGCAAATTAGCCTTATTAATACCTGCACCTCCATTTGCCAATGAAGTTACTGACGAGGTGATTCATAAGGCCAACTTTCCTGAAGGCGCGATAAAACAGGTTACGGTAAATGCCTATGAACGCAATAGTAGGGCAAGAGCTGCTTGTATTGCTCATTACGGAGCTTGTTGTCAGGTCTGTAAAACCGACTTTGAAAAAGTCTACGGCAACATTGGCAAAGGTTTTATTCATGTTCACCATAAAATCGATTTAGCCAGTATCAGAGAAAGCTACCAGGTTAATCCAATAAAAGATTTAATCCCGGTTTGCCCTAACTGCCACGCCATGCTACATACCGAAACACCGGCCATGACCGTTGAAAAACTCAAAAGCTTAATAAAAAGCTAACGACTTAATGCTATTTTAAAGATGTGTAGAGCACATTGATAACATTGGCCATGCAAATTCATTGATAACTCACCCCCCGCAATCAGCTACTTACTATGATGTAGTTGTCCATGCCAGTATCCTATGTCCGCTGACTAAGGTTATCAACACCAAAGTTCAAGCGTAAAAGCGCATCTCATATTCAAGGGGTAGTAGCCGCCAGGGCATCAGCTCCTGATTTTAAATAGGGTGAGTTTTCACCTGGCCCTGACTTGGGTTAGCGGTAACTCACCCGCCATTTTTCCTCCGTTACTCTTGCGGTTTAAGCTTGAGAGCGCGCAAACCCGCGTGGATATTGTCTATTTTCTCCCGATAGCCGATAACCTGATATTTAAGCCAAAAATTAATATGTCTGATACCTTCAATGGTGTCCGGGGTGATACATTCAGGCTCACGGGCAACCGCAGCGAAAGCATCAAAGAGAAAGGCGCACTCCTCACTGAATTTGCCAAAGTCGTCACAGAGGTCGAGACTTTCGCCCGCAAGCTTGCTTCTTTTGGCTTCATATTCAAGCAAAACCTCTTGGCTTATTGACACTAAATCAGACATGACAGCGCCCTCCCTTGATGGTTAAACAGAGACAAAAGCTGGAAAAACCGCAATTGCCAAAAGGGATTGCGTGCACTGCACTTTTTTTAGCGGCGGTGGTTTTAGCTGCACTTGTTTCAGTTACATGATTGACTGACGGATGTCGGGGGGTAGGTATATTTTCTGTTAAAGAAACTTTAACCGAGTGAAACTCTGGCATATCATTAGGATTAGCCATGATGGATACCTCGTATATCTGTTGTGGTTAGCTGCTTCTGAGTGCGTCTACACTCAGGGGCAGCGCTTAACGGTTCACCGGTATTTTTCCGGTTCACCTTTACTTGTTGTTAACTCTTTTTAAGCTCTTTCAAGCGCTTTTTAAACGTTTGATGAGTAAGTAAAAAACACCTCCACTGCTTGTTGGTAAAATGTTATTTGCCCCCTAAAGGTATAGTACAAAATACTATATATATCCACAGTGTTTGGCTGTATTTTTGACGGCACATCAGGATGATAATTGACGAGAGCAAGGTATTTTTACCGGGTTCATTCACCGGGCGACAGCGGGTCACGGCAGGTATCCGGCACTATTATTAATCCTCAAGGGCAGGGGCGGGTTTTGATTGTGCTGTAATAACAAACGTAATAAAGCAGTGACCAAGGTGCAATGAGGATAAAAAGTCAAGCTCACCGCTTTATCGTTCCAGGCTAAAGCTAAGCATCTGAATCTTTGCAGGCAAAGCGCAAGATTGCTCCCGACATTAACCTTGGTTATTAGCGACGTTTGCCGAGCAGCACACCTATTGGCACTGAGCGCAACGAAGATATTGATTATTTAGCCCATTGAAAGAGGTTAATACATGATTTCGTTTGCTATTATTGCTCCTTGATAAAAAAACACACAAATCAAGCTGTCATCGCTGCTTGATTTCAGATAGAGCAATAACTATGGATATAGATAAATCAATACTCATTCGTCTCGCAGGAGAAGGCGCCTACCAAAGAGGTGTCAAGGTATATCAAAGCGGGGCTGTATTATCTGTTAGGGAAAAATCAAATCATATCCTGGCTAAAGTCGAAGGCACAGAGACTTACCAAGTAACCCTGCAAATAACCGATAAGGTATTAGACGGCAGTTGTAATTGCCCGGCTTCTGAAAACTTTGACTTTTGTAAACATTGTGTCGCCACGGCCCTGGCTTATCAGGAGAGACAAACCGAGCAGAATCGCCTTCAAAATGGTGCTCCCCTTGAGCGTATCAAAGCCTATATCAATCAATTGTCTGAGCAGGAAACAAAAGAGGCCTTATTTCAGCTGATAGCCGATGATGATTTACTTACCCGCAAATGGCAGTTAAA
Protein-coding sequences here:
- a CDS encoding HNH endonuclease — protein: MGKEITAAQLATVYELGNLFSANKLPLNQVLETLVGSLNMNETSSTNYMRNFAALKAGKVYKRAMSALSYQVFLAKFYQDLSISDFEKVLHSITLHLQYRWSKSKVKHKEIRKLLAEYQSKLALLIPAPPFANEVTDEVIHKANFPEGAIKQVTVNAYERNSRARAACIAHYGACCQVCKTDFEKVYGNIGKGFIHVHHKIDLASIRESYQVNPIKDLIPVCPNCHAMLHTETPAMTVEKLKSLIKS
- a CDS encoding AAA family ATPase, whose product is MKLQYLKITSPFKNINGIEIKFSTSQGRTVIVGQNGTGKSNIIEALVHIFKQLESGLPPRFSYQLKYKIGEGDVETWLDISADKDITDTKAQYQIQYQEYLNGKPATKWLPVAITKVKRDRAGLSRFLPRNVFAYYSGPSDRLESLFYQARKTFYLDVIQDGADFRDNIRPFFYAKPFHSQFALLALFAARGFPKALRFLEKELCISSFESATFVLKKPDWGSNDATDFWGASGAIREFLELIKQHCIGPIETQEPIPGQLSKRVKNRTVVSYFLPHKKQLDLFTKNMRPDVFFKFLEASYLSGILERVKVEVKQTKSHQNVEFTQLSEGEQQLLTIVGLLQFTAKQDALFLLDEPDTHLNPNWAAKYHRFLDIFVPDEFRSHIVMTTHHPLSIAELEKEQIQVVKRDENTQQVSVSTPDKSPRGMNVNGILTSDMFGLLTTLDNETQALIRERKKLVVEENDPERLNELNTQLEQLGYGYIHPDEDYRQFLIARSKYLEYGQEVASVEARKQMIKNILKDMKVSPDEIR
- a CDS encoding restriction endonuclease subunit S, whose protein sequence is MSQKLPKGWRSAQISDVSIKGAQRRPESDELFTYVDIGSINRDLKRINTPQEIKGEGAPSRARKVINKGDILVSLTRPNLNAVALVTAQYDKQIASTGFEVIKPFGIESRYIFSLTRSKDFIDSISGVVQGALYPAAKSTDVQGYVFPLPPLAEQKIIADKLDELLAQVESIKGRLDVIPALLKSFRQSVLASAISGKLTKGWRNKVKNYPNIKENIQKHADETIENSKSKALRTKLSKIFNEPEKPLALDFETPINWVHCNIAKLCEPFSYGTSAKSKTEGEIPVLRMGNLQEGKLDWSNLVYTSDKNEITKYSLKSGDVLFNRTNSPELVGKTAIYSGEKEAIYAGYLIKARCSELLLPEYLNYSLNSSYGKEYCRQVKSDGVSQSNINAQKLGAFVLPLPSVEEQSEIVHRVEELFTFANKVEAQINAAQTRVNNLTQSILTKAFSGELTKDWRAANPELISGDNSASALLEKIKLEREQQAAQKKKKKSAKKSTTKKASASTTQPKTTAKTLATDSHIIEKMLAEKTGLTAQNIFEQLANELSLTQVFTEIANLLAENKIEEQTINGITGFVLKQ
- a CDS encoding N-6 DNA methylase — encoded protein: MSNNDIVQKLWNLCDVLRDDGINYSDYVTELVLLLFIKMVHENTEAGLLNKHTLPAGCRWTDLSEKDGLNLLNDYKNILLALSTGKRRETDPDDPEKTIEKVVVTDPLILAIYADAQTRLREPRHLKQLIESLDSIDWFSAQKDGLGDLYEGLLEKNANETKSGAGQYFTPRELIDSMVRCIKPELGEVIQDPAAGTGGFLIAADSYLRAQTDDYIDLSQEESKFQINHAFVGVELVPSTRRLALMNCLLHGMEGDDEGVVHLGNALGDAGKKLKPADIILANPPFGTSKGGDASITRDDLTYPTSNKQLAFLQHIYRNLKPGGRAAVVLPDNVLFEAGVGTDIRRDLMNKCNLHTILRLPTGIFYAAGVKTNVLFFTKGSAKGGKKGKLQEENCTENTWVYDLRTNMPSFGKRSPFGAKHLAPFESVYGEDANGQSSRTEGEWSFNAEQVEIEKSASNQDIDEHLAHSRWRVFTRDYIRNTKGDSLDISWLKDKDSIDAADLGTPEELAEEAMTELKGALKDLEALVKALGSEVKG